The Oncorhynchus keta strain PuntledgeMale-10-30-2019 chromosome 28, Oket_V2, whole genome shotgun sequence DNA segment accgGCAGGTATCGCTgtgatctctctctacctctcccctccccctccagcaTACATCCAGACATGCCGTGCTCTGATGGTGTGTGCGTGCCTAATGGGGCTTCCTGCGATGGGGCTGGTGCTGATGTCCTTGCCCTGTGTCAGACTCGGAGATGAGATCCCCGCTACCAAACTACGCCACAGCATGGTCGGGGGTGCTCTCACCTTTATCGTGGGTAAGtgagacacaaagacacacacattcCACATATACACAACTTAATGTTATCCTATATGGATTAATTATGCTGTGTGAGGCTATGGGATGATTTGGGACCGGATCATGGTTGTCagtagttaccacagccacaaagtcaacatTGGCtaaggtttaaaatcagattttaagaagagaaattatagaaatAGGCTTATGACTTTGTTGCTGTGGTAACTAGTAACGACCTCAgatcaccctctctcctcctgcttccTGTGTGGGACAGGAAGTCCCTGTCAGCAGCCTTGTGACTGACAGACCCCGTTGGGGGACAAAAGCTGActcaactctctttctctccttcctctccctcttcctcctgcactctctctccccagctctctgTGGATTGGTGTCGACCATCTGGTTTCCTATTGGTGCTCACGCAGAGGAGGGTCTAATGTCATTCGGCATCTCACTGTACACCGGATGGGTCGGCTCCGCCCTCTGCCTCCTGGGGAGCTTCATGATTTTGTGTTGCTGCGGTGACGACCCCTCGGCAACCCCCCAAAGGCAGCAGAACAGCTACTATTACTCCAGACAGGCAGGGGGTGCCGACACGCCCATCAACCTTGACACTACTGCCGTAGTCACGGGCAACCACGCCAAGAGCGCACATGTGTAAGAATGTGCATTTGTGAGATTTGGAGTTCTAAGCCAACTGCATTGAAGACATATGCCAGATCTAACAACGCCTGCATAGTTATttaacatacactatatatacaaaagtctGTTAACCCCCCTTCAatttagtggattcagctatttcagccacacccgttgctaacAGGTGTGTatcaaattgagcacacagccatgcaatctccatagacaaacactggcagtagactggccttactgaagagctcagtgactttcaacgtggcaccgtcacaggatgccccctttccaacaagtcagttcatcaaatttctgtcctactagagctgccccgggcaactgtaagtgcagttattgtgaagtggaaatgtctaggagtaacaacggctcagccgcgaagtggtaggccacacaagttcacagaacgggactgccaagtgctgaagcgggtaaaaatcatctgtcctcggttgcaacactcactaccgagttccaaactgcctctggaagcaacgtcagtacaAGAACTGTTAGTCTGGGAGCTTcctgaaatgtgtttccatggccgagcagatgcacacaagcctaagatcaccatgtgcaatgccaagcgtcggctggagtggtgtaaagctcgccgccattggactctggagcagtgtaaactcgttctctggagtgatgaatcacgcttcaccatctggcagtccaatggacaaatcagggtttggctgatgccaggagaacactacatgCCCGAATGcctagtgccaactgtaaagtttggtggatgaggaataatggtatggggctgtttttcatggttccaaagaaaggaaatcttaatgctacagcatacaatgacattctagactattctgtgcttccaactttgtggcaacagtttggggaaggtcctttccagtttcagcatgacaatgcccccatgcacaaagcgaggtccatacagaaatggtttgtcgagttcggtgtggaagaacttaactgacctgcacagagccctgaactcaaccccatcgaacaccttcgggatgaattggaacgcacaCTGCAAGCtagacctaatcacccaacatcagtgcccgacctaactaatgctcgtggctgaatggaagcaagtccccgcagcaatgttccaacatctagtgaaaagccttcccagaagagtggaggctgttatatcagcaaaggggggaccaactccatattaatgcccatgattttggaaggagatgtttgacgagcaggtgtccacatatgtttggtcatgtagtgtatcagcTAACCCCATTATATGATATTGCAATCTGGTGCCCAACTGCGCAGTCGATGACATAGCACCCAACTATTGGTTGATGCAATTCAATGTAGTCGGGCAGGAACTCGAACAGAAGGTAAAGAAGGGTGTAAACTGCAGAGAATTTATAATCCACCATCTGGACATTCACATGTCTGGCCTGACCATGACCTCATCCTGTCAATGGAGACTTCACATCCTCTCAGACAGGAATCTGGCCAGGTTGCACCGTCctcctcaccttttcccttcCTGTTTCCACTCTTTATCTCCACCACTGatgttctgtgttctagtgttcCAGTGTTGTAGTGTGGTGAGGGAAAACAGGCGTTCTCTCCGAATTATTCACTTTATTCAATGTTTTACTGACGGTTTATCAGGTAACAGCAAAACACAGATCACTGTCACTCCTTCTTCAGACATTACACTCTTCGACAATgaatattttcatttttgaatTATCATCTTATCAAACTCTAAAAATATTTTCAACCAACTCATCCATGCAACACCAGAGGTCTCAGAATATGAGGTATTATGCTTCCTCTAGTataattgattggttgattgattttATGCACAGCATGTTGGATGTATGTTAATAATGCAGTTTTAAATAAACAAATGTGTATGTTTGTGATAGTTACACTTTCCAACCAGAATATGGTTGGAAAGTGTAACCACTTCAATATGTAAGAGTAATCTCTGTAAAATGCAATAAAGTTTATTCATTCACTCACTCATTAATTAATCATCTCATCTGTCCATCCCCGGCATGATGATCCCCGGCtcttctctcgtccctctctcgcTTCCCCTGAAATCGACCCTCTAGGCATTACTGTAGATCTAAGAGGATTGGATAGGTATCAATATTTTGCCCTTTGATAGTCCAGGTGGAATCATTGCCATATTGatcacctgtcctgtcctctcaggTCTACTCAAGTGCCTTTGGTGTACATTGTAAGGGGCGGGGCTAGGGGTTGATGAGGGATTCAGGAGTCCTCtgcccttcctctcctctacactctttcaaaaaaaggttccaaaagggttcttcggctgtccccataggagaaccctttttggctcCAGGTTGAACTCTTgtgtgttccatgtagaaccctctgtggaaagggttttacatggaacccaaaagagttctacctggaaccaaaaggggttcttcaaatagTTCTATCTACtgtatggggacagccgaataaccattttaggttctagatagtatTTTCCTTTCTAAGAATGTAGTACCCAGGAAGTGGGTGTGTTCCATTGCAGCAGTCACTCATAAGAGGAGCCCTCGGTTTCCTGTGGATCGGTGTAGCCCTGATTGGTTTGTCCCTGGATCTATGTAGCCTTGATTGGTTTGTCCCCTGGGTCTCTGAGGGCCGGAGTAGCAACCTGATTGATTCTGATACTGGGAGCAATCTTCATACTGGTTTTCATCCTGGTACTGGGATCTTGGCCATCTTGGTTCCCATCTTTATACTGGTTCTGATCCTGGTTTTGCTGTTGGTAGTGGTAGCCTTTCTCCGCGTACAGTCCTGGTAGCACCCCTCTTCCTGGTTGTCCTGGAGGTTAAGGTCATTGTCAGGGGAAAAGGTGTCATTGAGGTGACCGTCATAGCGCTGGTAGGTGCTAGCATGAGCCAGTCCCTCTCTGGTGCAGATCTCCAAGGAGCTGTTCCATATCCTATAGCAACCGTATAGCAGGATACCAAGAGAGACAGCCCATAATAATATCACATCCTATAGAAACTGTAGATTAGAGCAGCtagaaagaggggggaggaagaagaggagcagagGATGGATAGAAAAATAAGGGGAAAGAGATGCATGTgggtggagggaaagaggggggatggagggagagaggggggatggagggagagatgggggatggagggagagagggggatggagggacagagggggatggagggaggagggggtggggggaaagagggggatggagggagagagggggatggagggagagagggggatggagggagagagggggatggagggaaagagggggtggagggagaggggggtggaggaaagagggggatggagggagagatgggggatggagggagagagggggggtggagggagagagggggatggagggagagaggggttatagaggcagagaggggtgatggagagagacagggggatggaggagatggagggagagggggttatggagggagagaggggggatggagggagagagggggatagagggagagagggggatggagggagagagggggatggaggggagagggggatggagggagagagggggatgtagggagagaggaggatggagggagagaggggagatggagggaggaggggggagagagagggggaggatggaggaagagaggggttatagagggagagagggggatggagggagagagggggtggagggagagagggggatggaggggagagagggggatggagggagagagggggatggagggagagaggggggatggagggagagagggggatggagggagagaggggatggagggagagaggggagatagagggagagagggggatggagggagagagggggatggatggagggggagagagagggggatagagggaggaggggttatagagggagagagggggatggagggagagagggggatggagggagagagggggatagagggagagaggggagagagggaatggagggagagagggggatggagggagagagggggatggagggagagaggggggatggagggaaagagggggatagagagagagagggggatagatagagagagggggatagagagagaggggagagagggggttagagggagagaggggggagagggggatagagggggatggagggagggaggggggatagagggggatggagggaggggagggtagagggagagagggggagagaggggggatggaggaagagagggaggatgtagggagagagggagagaggggatggagggagagggggatggagggagagaggggggatagagggagagagggaggatggagggagagaggtagagagggggatggagggagagaggggggatggagggagagaagggggatagagggagagagagggaatgaagggagagagagggatggaggaagcaTTCTTCTCCACATGATCAAAGTGACAAGTGTAGAAGTGACACAGCATAACGTACCCAGAGTGCAACAGACAGCGATGCGTGCCCAGGTGAGAGGCTACAGTTTCAACATCAGGTAAGAGTTTAACAAGATGGATACCGCGGGGATGCACGGAACGCATGATGCCAAGTAGGGCAGGCTCCGACCACTCTCCAGCTGGCGCACAACCACCACCAGTAGGGTTGTAATGTTTCCCGCTACAATTCCTGAAACGGCGTCACTCTTTCCGGTCCCTCGCTCCACGCTGAAGATGACGGTGGCTCAGacgagaaaggagaggaggaagagcaggagaTGCAGTGTGTCACCATGAGACCGGAGGACGAGGTGGTATGGACTGAGTCGTTGGGAATCCCCAGGCAGACACGCAGGGTGGAGTAACCCCTACCCAGAACCCTCTTCAACAGCAAGGAAGGGCTGGTGTGGAAGCTACCCGACTTGTCAGATTCACTTGCAACACCACTTGATTGGTAGCTGGAGATATCAGGATCAAAGATCGGTGAGTCTGATCCTCCATCCAAGCTGgtcgtacaaacacacacacataccctccctccctccctccctcactcactcactcactcactcactcactcactcactcactcactcactcactcactcactcactcactcactcactcactcactcactcaccccggCCTCTTAGTGTCCCCAGGTGTTGCTGTACCAATCAGGTACCCGAGGATCAAATTCCAGCCAATGAAAAAGGCCGTACACTCCCCCACTGTGACGTAGCTATAGGTGAAGGCTGACTATTGTTTTAGGGACACGCATGACAAACTCTGCATAATAcacacctggaggagagacacacaTTTGACCCAGGTTGAACACATACACGTCAAACTACGACAAACACAAATATGTATGTTTGTGTCCCTGGCCTGACAGTATAGAAgccacagcagtgtgtgtgtgtgtgtgtgtgtgtgtgtgtgtgtgtgtgtgtgtgtgtgtgtgtgtgtgtgtgtgtgtgtgtgtgtgtgtgtgtgtgtgtgtgtgtgtgtgtgtgtgtgtgtgtgtgtgtgtgtgtgtgtgtgtgtgtgtgtgtgtgtgtgtgtgtgtgtgtgtgtgtgtgtgtgtgtgtgtgtgcgagtgtctGAACTGACAGTATAGAAGCCACAGCAGCAATGATGAAGGACAGGATCACTCCCAGCCCTGTCATCTCCTTGGCAACCACGTACATCCCCGTGCCAATGCAACTCCCTACCGACACCAGGTCAGCTGTCGTCAGGACCCTACCCAGCCCACCCACCTATGTGATATCATCGCTGAACTCTGACTC contains these protein-coding regions:
- the LOC118360523 gene encoding claudin-11-like isoform X2 codes for the protein MDELGARGLWAECVISPSLYHCVTLNHILTLPAYIQTCRALMVCACLMGLPAMGLVLMSLPCVRLGDEIPATKLRHSMVGGALTFIVALCGLVSTIWFPIGAHAEEGLMSFGISLYTGWVGSALCLLGSFMILCCCGDDPSATPQRQQNSYYYSRQAGGADTPINLDTTAVVTGNHAKSAHV
- the LOC118360523 gene encoding claudin-11-like isoform X1; its protein translation is MAHVCRQLSGSGASFAGWVGIIIATATNDWVRTCDYTVTTCVRMDELGARGLWAECVISPSLYHCVTLNHILTLPAYIQTCRALMVCACLMGLPAMGLVLMSLPCVRLGDEIPATKLRHSMVGGALTFIVALCGLVSTIWFPIGAHAEEGLMSFGISLYTGWVGSALCLLGSFMILCCCGDDPSATPQRQQNSYYYSRQAGGADTPINLDTTAVVTGNHAKSAHV